One window from the genome of Plasmodium relictum strain SGS1 genome assembly, chromosome: 12 encodes:
- the CenH3 gene encoding histone H3-like centromeric protein CSE4, putative — protein MVRTKKHVPNHNPLNTFNKEKNLNTNKTIPIRSHNQTSAKSNNINSGNLNGISQNAINKARIRRPHRYRPGVLALKEIRAYQASTQLLIPKIPFVRVVKEITRLFELPDEQFRYTPEALLALQTAAEAYLVSLFEDAYLCSLHANRVTLMPKDIHLARRIRGRD, from the coding sequence ATGGTTAGGACAAAAAAACATGTACCGAATCATAATCCTTTAAATACATTTAATAAGGAAAAGAACTTAAATACTAATAAGACTATACCTATTAGATCACATAATCAAACTAGTGCAAAatctaataatataaatagtgGAAATTTAAATGGGATATCTCAAAATGCTATAAACAAAGCACGTATTAGGAGACCTCATAGATATAGGCCAGGTGTTTTAGCTTTAAAGGAAATTAGAGCATATCAAGCATCAACACAGTTATTGATACCAAAAATACCTTTTGTTAGAGTTGTAAAAGAAATTACTCGCTTATTTGAATTACCTGATGAACAATTTCGGTATACTCCTGAAGCTTTACTGGCTCTTCAGACAGCTGCAGAAGCATATTTAGTTAGTTTATTTGAAGATGCCTATTTATGTTCTCTTCATGCAAACAGAGTTACATTAATGCCAAAAGACATTCATTTAGCTAGAAGAATACGAGGAAGAGATTAA
- a CDS encoding transmembrane protein Tmp21 homologue, putative — protein MNKKNKYILFLVLLFLQIVLIDSVEIYITLNSKKLKCIKERISKDTLVVGKIRTDNEKSLVSLFIYDIDISERNFNYQSKLPIFESQNEHEIKTAFTTFFSTSYSFCVYNSSDKSTNVYFEVKYGTEARDYTRIAKTEHLNEASLFLKQIIDEMNNFHINLKRIKEMEEKEKLASDKLNDTLMWFSIINIIIIIIAAIIQDFYFKKFFTSKKII, from the coding sequence atgaataaaaaaaataagtatattttatttttagtattGTTATTTCTTCAAATTGTGTTGATCGATAGtgtagaaatatatattacattgaattctaaaaaattaaaatgtatAAAAGAAAGAATTAGTAAAGATACATTAGTTGTAGGAAAGATCAGAACAGACAACGAAAAATCCTTAGTTtcactttttatatatgatatTGACATAAGTgaaagaaattttaattatcaaTCTAAGTTACCGATTTTTGAATCCCAAAATGAACATGAAATAAAAACAGCATTCacaacttttttttctacttcTTATTCTTTTTGTGTATATAATTCATCAGATAAAAGTACAAATGTTTATTTTGAAGTTAAATATGGAACCGAGGCAAGAGATTATACGAGAATAGCGAAAACGGAGCATTTGAATGAggcttcattatttttaaaacaaataattgATGAAATGAATAACTTTCACATAAATCTTAAAAGAATCAAAGAGAtggaagaaaaagaaaagttaGCAAGTGATAAGTTAAATGACACTTTAATGTGGTTTTCAATTATCaacataattataattataattgcGGCAATTATACAAGatttctattttaaaaaattttttacttcaaaaaaaattatttaa
- the UBA1 gene encoding ubiquitin-activating enzyme, putative has translation MNFLYKNIYILIFFLLLCEKKLFISCKLTSNRDKITKNYSISLSNHLHIKRYFQKENFDIKRRKNRNGLFKLFSINLNSKKKQGKIDFSLHKYLIDNIKNKKNNKILNNYENKCNNFLNSYSLTNSLEDKRNNFNDKNEINASDKTNNEKINKKKEGIDESQSKEKRSINKNSQLCKSENNKNYENNENYENNENYENSENYENNDEREEDENYENQEINNLNIDILENEKKYSRQIYTHGYNEEKKIRKGKILIIGLNGTSSEICKNLILCGIKEIGICDNNILTYEDIDNLFFCDKKLINKEKRSISCLKRMQSLNNNCKVKSVTTICNHIDDYDVIVSINQKEKLNIDINNLCRKKEKKFISVNTVGLFGRVFVDFGNFTFSNTINNETYKINKMEFKENDIILSYLPFYNIKLNENDTIKLYLKNEKKNISVDCNITKICKKNNKITVSISKGVKNNFLNYLLSFEIMKYFEKQLLFYNINFLHKLKKEEEKEYIHNIRDFVQKYKVDISIRKTNEHIQLKYITLEEYLNNIKKKKKRANILSYLFSFLFKDFSDRELSDEEICFLCYDEIIKDKKDKNFTNEDLINFEILCKKKKKCISDELIKQFSSAIHIELSPFSIFFGSLVSQQVIKALTHKFQPIYQTFYYDRRDLFQFSKISKKYYGKYMHQLNFFGKNFQKFLNDLNILLVGSGALGCEFLKLLAIIGVSSSPQKKRYKIKKEKINEERKEGQEEKEKERKSDDNLGKYKDREIYERGGMVQIVDYDIIEESNLSRQFLFTTEDIGKLKCQVASNNIKKINEDINAFYLKMRVDNSILEDRKLLLQPFYYQKKENEKYKESKNLLRENILCDKYIINNLEIKKKNNPIICILSLDNLKSRNICDQFCLINSLPLIEAGIEGLKGSSQIVYPFSSETYSSNTSYEEVDEEKNNSCTITSFPKNHKHIIEFSKSVYNNYFYDNVLKINRFLNDPLYFIGDYCKYDNISNLVHFFKLTKIFFNLNLKKNIDILWNNIFVNNINNLLNSNEEEILKYFESLEKSPQPIYFNKKNKNHLLFYKYAFIIFRKVFKNLIKIKKQMIKNIFYYKYDISNKLSFEEAVTNLVQKNNIYIDLKKLFYFLSVIKKNTDLNFYSIIKKEFYDLFNNPLFILSLKYIQEKKKINEDKNKEFQFFTPLIYNLQDNKDDINLIFSISNIRNENYNFSKLNILDFFRISNNIIPSIITVVSMISSLAIFELYKLAYFLKLDKEINEKKILDDNIKKKMYSFSELFSNYDNFDNEKYKDFNICIYKNKIIARKNNKIIFYFFNNDYGKLKNVSKFLYNQYINLEDNFLTKSELNNIYPFSYENVLITLLKNIKFSLWDYIYIDIFKKNNNANNTYCNIGSCAFPSYVFNNRACILSKHKIENIKKYLNFLSEEVYNLLKLFNNKTINENEKKKIEEKTKINIKNTNLNIINNNYIDVIIGDIDNIIAHILNKKLYKFIINSEDNIKFLYNVRTNMCNIKKLIISIEEHNNKEINYLDTKKYFENIKENIDIIKKIIREVKRDVLFLSNINNNMNENDITLYELVNYIELLFNVNIQTIGVKDKIIYSKFQINYLKHKREYLYDILLDLFKDEEKNEKKEIKTFILNIFATDKVSDEEIVLPEIQINIHDHN, from the coding sequence atgaattttttatataaaaatatttatattttaattttttttcttttattatgcgaaaaaaaattatttatttcttgtAAATTAACTAGCAACAGAGATAAAATAACAAAGAACTATTCTATTTCACTTTCTAATCATCTTCatataaaaagatattttcaaaaagaaaattttgatataaaaagaagaaaaaatagaaatggtttatttaaattatttagcataaatttaaatagcAAAAAGAAACAAGGAAAAATTGATTTTTCATTACACAAATATCTtattgataatataaaaaataaaaaaaataataaaattcttaataactatgaaaataaatgtaaCAATTTTTTGAATTCATATTCCCTTACGAATTCTTTAgaagataagagaaataattttaatgataaaaacGAAATAAATGCTTCAGATAAAAccaataatgaaaaaataaacaaaaaaaaagaaggcATTGATGAATCCCAaagtaaagaaaaaagaagcaTTAACAAAAATAGCCAGTTATGTAAAAgtgaaaataacaaaaattacgaaaataatgaaaattacgaaaataatgaaaattacgAAAATAGTGAAAATTACgaaaataatgatgaaaGAGAAGAAGAcgaaaattatgaaaatcaagaaataaataacttaaatatagatattttagaaaatgaGAAAAAGTATAGCAGACAGATTTATACCCATGgatataatgaagaaaaaaaaataagaaaaggTAAAATACTAATTATTGGATTAAATGGGACAAGTAGtgaaatatgtaaaaatttaatcTTATGTGGTATTAAAGAAATAGGTATATGTGACAATAACATTTTAACTTATGAAGATATAGATAATCTCTTTTTTTGTGATAAGAAACTAataaataaggaaaaaaGAAGTATATCTTGTTTAAAGCGAATGCAGAGTTTAAACAATAATTGTAAAGTAAAATCTGTAACAACTATATGCAATCATATTGATGATTATGATGTAATAGTATCAATAAACCAAAAGGAAAAACTCAATATTgacataaataatttatgcagaaaaaaagaaaagaaattcATAAGTGTTAATACTGTTGGATTATTTGGTAGAGTGTTCGTTGATTTCGGtaattttacattttctaATACTATTAATAACGaaacatataaaataaataaaatggaaTTTAAGgaaaatgatataattttGTCATATTTacctttttataatattaaactAAATGAAAACGATACAATAAAattgtatttaaaaaatgaaaaaaaaaatataagtgtAGATTGtaatattacaaaaatatgtaaaaaaaataacaaaatcaCAGTATCGATTTCAAAAGgagtaaaaaataattttttgaattactTATTATCTTTcgaaataatgaaatattttgaaaaacaACTGCTTTTTTACAACATTAATTTCTtgcataaattaaaaaaggaagaagaaaaagaatatatacataatataaGAGATTTTGTTCAGAAATATAAAGTAGACATAAGTATAAGAAAAACCAATGAACATATCCAGCTAAAATATATAACCTTAGAAGAAtatttgaataatataaaaaaaaagaaaaaaagagcaAACATATTATCGTATTTATTCAGTTTTCTCTTTAAAGATTTCAGTGATAGAGAATTAAGTGATGAAGAAATATGCTTTTTATGTTATGatgaaataattaaagataaaaaagacAAGAATTTTACTAATGaagatttaattaattttgaaattttatgtaaaaaaaaaaaaaaatgtataagtGACGAACTAATAAAACAGTTTTCTTCTGCAATTCATATTGAATTATCtcctttttcaattttttttggtTCACTGGTATCTCAACAAGTAATAAAAGCATTAACTCATAAATTTCAGCCAATTTACCAAACGTTTTACTATGATAGAAGAgatttatttcaattttcgaaaatatcaaaaaaatattatggaAAATATATGCAccaattaaatttttttggtaaaaattttcagaaatttttaaatgatttaaatattttgttgGTAGGATCAGGTGCTTTAGGATGCGAATTTTTGAAACTTTTGGCTATTATAGGTGTTTCTTCTAGccctcaaaaaaaaagatataaaataaaaaaagaaaaaataaatgaagaacGGAAAGAGGGacaagaagaaaaagaaaaagaaagaaaaagtgATGATAATTTaggaaaatataaagataGAGAAATATATGAAAGAGGTGGAATGGTTCAAATAGTTGATTATGATATAATTGAAGAATCCAATTTATCAAGACAGTTTCTATTTACAACAGAAGATATAGGAAAATTAAAGTGCCAAGTAGcttcaaataatattaaaaaaataaacgaAGATATAAATGCattctatttaaaaatgagGGTAGATAATTCTATATTAGAAGATAGAAAATTGTTATTACAGCCattttattatcaaaaaaaagaaaacgaAAAATATAAGGAAAGTAAAAACCTCTTGAGAGAAAACATATTATGCGATAAATACATAATTAACAATTtagaaataaagaaaaaaaataatccaATTATATGCATATTAAGTTTAGATAATTTAAAGAGTAGAAATATTTGCGATCAATTTTGTTTGATCAATTCTTTACCATTAATTGAAGCAGGTATAGAAGGATTAAAAGGAAGTAGTCAAATTGTTTATCCTTTTTCAAGTGAAACTTATTCGAGTAATACAAGTTATGAAGAAgtagatgaagaaaaaaataattcttgtACTATAACATCCTTTCCAAAGAATCATAAACATATTATTGAATTCAGTAAAAGTGTGTATAATAATTACTTTTATgataatgttttaaaaattaatcgTTTTTTAAATGATCCGTTATATTTTATTGGGGATTATTGCaaatatgataatataaGTAATTTAGTacatttctttaaattaacaaaaatattttttaatttaaatttgaaaaaaaatattgatataCTATGGAAcaatatttttgtaaataatattaataatttattaaatagtaatgaagaagaaatttTAAAGTATTTTGAAAGTTTGGAAAAATCTCCTCAAccaatatattttaataaaaaaaataagaatcatttattattttacaaatatgcttttattatctttagaaaagtttttaaaaatttaataaaaattaagaaacaaatgataaaaaatattttttactataAATATGATATTTCTAACAAATTATCTTTTGAAGAAGCTGTAACAAATTTagttcaaaaaaataacatatatatagatttaaaaaaattattttattttttatcagttattaagaaaaatactgatttaaatttttattctattattaaaaaggaattttatgatttatttaataatccattattcattttatctttaaagtatattcaagaaaaaaaaaagataaatgaagataaaaataaggaatttcaattttttactCCTCTTATTTACAATTTGCAAGATAATAAGGATGacattaatttaatttttagtatttctaatataagaaatgaaaattataacttttctaaattaaatatattagacTTTTTTAGAATATCTAATAATATCATACCCTCTATAATAACAGTTGTTTCAATGATTTCTTCTTTAGCTATTTTTGAACTTTATAAGTTAGCTTATTTCCTAAAATTAGACAAAGagataaatgaaaaaaagatacttgatgataatattaaaaaaaaaatgtattctTTCAGTGAACTCTTCTCAAATTACGACAATtttgataatgaaaaatataaagactTCAATATTtgcatttataaaaataagataattgcaagaaaaaataataaaattatattttacttttttaataatgattatggtaaattaaaaaatgtatctaaatttctttataatCAATACATTAACCTagaagataattttttaactaaatcggaattgaataatatatatcCTTTCTCTTATGAAAATGTATTAAtaacattattaaaaaacataaaattttcactttgggattatatttatattgatatatttaaaaaaaataataatgcaAATAACACCTATTGCAATATAGGTTCTTGTGCATTTCCTTCTTATGTATTTAACAATAGAGCATGTATTTTATCAAAacataaaatagaaaatataaaaaaatatttaaattttcttagTGAAGAagtttataatttattaaaactattcaataataaaacaataaatgaaaatgaaaaaaagaaaatagaagagaaaacaaaaataaacattaaaaatactaatttaaatataattaataataattatattgatGTGATAATAGGAGATATAGATAACATTATAGcacatatattaaataaaaaattatataaatttattataaattcagaagataatataaaatttttgtataaCGTGAGAACAAACATgtgtaatattaaaaaacttATTATTTCAATAGAAGaacataataataaagaaataaattatttagatacaaaaaaatatttcgaaaatattaaagaaaacatagatatcataaaaaaaattataagggAAGTTAAAAGAGACGTTCTATTTTTGtctaatattaataataatatgaatgaaaatgatataacTTTATATGAATTAGTAAATTAtatagaattattatttaatgttaATATCCAAACTATAGGTgttaaagataaaattatttattcaaaatttcaaataaattatttaaagcaTAAAAGAGAGTATTTATATGATATTTTATTAGATTTGTTtaaagatgaagaaaaaaatgaaaaaaaagaaataaaaacatttatattaaatatttttgcaACTGATAAAGTAAGTGATGAAGAAATAGTTTTACCAGAgatacaaataaatatacatgatcataattaa
- a CDS encoding U3 snoRNA-associated small subunit rRNA processing associated protein, putative has protein sequence MVAIYDKDIYKSGNILNNLYGSCDTKANVSLTDFNFYETEKRELNCIEISPCKKYMSISDSFCKIYIYKILKNEFLYILKIDIYCSSTIKSIMWISKKNKKDLFKDNEFNDYLLAISTLCGNIIFYDLENKSIVHNILSNGSISCCKLNNSLQYFGLSNLNGYFYLYNIYRNEENTIYNCFDKFYEDYNEQNNLDSYSQNKKIKLSNDLSSYLKDDSNDIKKNYCNKLLNNDFVNGKENDNSVNVFNIYIKNKFKCKEKLVCIYFMDILKKRSLLLEKLNDLKKKIDKKKRKSICNTKSGEDEDENEENNCNGKEKYIKKKNKEKKKLKKKINSIEKSYDSYNHYVLLGSENSKIYKYNLSNNKCVGEFISMNKNCVIWDIMYIYKTDEVVCVDNNGSLIIFDNKSYSIKYHFNNHNYKSISLTKPLNEENIYSAGIDRYIIKYSLTNSEDRDNMNNYHYNNNEDEDDFFEEHDLKKLFFFDKIKLFRKLNRKWYFINKQSAHISDIKKIVCLNYNYLLSISDDLTFCVYDVSRSRKKYYSIRNIANNKNVIFSSNLKSILCVYSKEISIYYNNHYITRNKRSEKINYNDISYVNPSNYKYIANITYEKNELINICNLNKRSNKIACLTNRNFSLYHFNIDSISIFNYDISNINFFKVYDFTFLNNNLIIISLIRQNKKNNNEEEIKSENNNLIENYSKDKIDTSNKILKKNDEQLYIISNNNINENLNMYQNNFSYHIVIYNIKKKTVKEDIKVANILCNFKKHKKGLVICSDYMKNIYLFFKNSKMFLKNRIVLNNFNLNEENSYRSYLFYIVIEDFLFIFTLENSIYIYTIDFDLNKINYLKKIFIEKYHFNEFNEITLLNLKTHTKMHNIGKIAEKEKVTLKKKNKMANQSYLKYNYCLILKSHNKVELVGLNIFDDSIVEIKVSNVHNLLSLNNNTFDQYYISSLTFKYNFLNLKQMYFQDTNIYSMIEKEIKKRSIKSDKQDLNNTSKIIEEKKDIHIVPDKNMFDIFNLSFKKLTELKKKNIINIHFVYTNENNIIILICIPKNIDNNLINVADTKKYAS, from the coding sequence atggTTGCAATATATGATAAAGATATCTACAAATCtggaaatattttaaataatttatatggaAGCTGCGATACAAAAGCAAATGTGAGTTTAAcagattttaatttttatgaaacaGAAAAAAGGGAATTGAATTGCATTGAAATATCACCatgcaaaaaatatatgagtATATCTGAttctttttgtaaaatatatatatataaaattttaaaaaatgagtttttatatatattaaaaattgatATTTATTGTTCTAGTACAATAAAATCCATTATGTGGATtagcaaaaaaaataaaaaagactTATTTAAGGACAATGAATTTAATGATTATTTATTAGCTATTTCAACATTATGtggaaatataattttttatgatttagaaaataaaagcatagttcataatattttatcaaaTGGAAGTATAAGTTGCtgtaaattaaataatagcTTGCAATATTTTGGATTAAGCAATTTAAATggatatttttacttatataatatttatagaaatgaagaaaatactATTTATAATTGTTTTGATAAATTTTATGAAGATTATAATGAACAAAATAATCTAGATTCATATtcacaaaataaaaaaataaaattatccAACGATCTTTCttcatatttaaaagatgacagtaatgatataaaaaaaaattactgtAACAAACTTCTAAATAATGATTTTGTGAATggaaaagaaaatgataattcAGTGAATGTTTTTAACATTTAcatcaaaaataaatttaaatgcaAAGAAAAATTAGTTTGCATTTACTTCATGGACATATTGAAGAAAAGAAGtcttttattagaaaaattgaatgatttaaaaaaaaaaatagataaaaagaaaagaaaaagtatatGCAATACAAAGAGCGGAGAAGACgaagatgaaaatgaagaaaataattgtaatggcaaagaaaaatatattaagaaaaaaaataaagaaaaaaagaaattaaaaaaaaaaatcaattcAATTGAAAAGTCATATGATAGTTATAATCATTATGTATTATTGGGAAGTGAAAATtcgaaaatatataaatataatttgtcTAACAATAAATGTGTTGGTGAATTTATAagtatgaataaaaattgtGTTATATGGgatattatgtatatatataaaacagaCGAAGTTGTATGTGTTGATAATAATGGctctttaattatttttgataACAAATCATATTCAATTAAGTATCATTTTAATAATCATAACTATAAATCAATATCTTTAACTAAGCCATTAAACGAAGAGAATATATATTCAGCAGGAATAGACcgttatataataaaatattcgTTAACTAATTCAGAAGACAGagataatatgaataattatcattataataataatgaagatgaagatgattTCTTTGAAGAgcatgatttaaaaaaattgtttttttttgataagataaaattatttagaaaattaaatagaaaatggtattttattaataaacaaTCAGCTCATATTtctgatataaaaaaaattgtctgTTTAAACTATAATTATCTTTTAAGTATAAGTGACGATTTAACTTTTTGTGTTTATGATGTAAGCAGAAGTCgaaagaaatattattctATTAGAAATATtgctaataataaaaatgtaattttcTCTTCAAATTTAAAGAGTATTTTATGTGTTTATTCAAAGGAGATTAGCATATATTATAACAATCATTATATAACTAGAAACAAAAGAAgcgaaaaaataaattataatgataTTTCTTATGTAAATCCATCtaattacaaatatatagCCAATATTACTTATgagaaaaatgaattaataaatatatgcaatttaaataaaagatcTAATAAAATAGCATGCTTAACTAACAGAAACTTTAgtttatatcattttaatatagattcaataagtatttttaattatgatatatctaatatcaatttttttaaagtttatgattttacatttttaaataataatttaattattatttctttaattcgccaaaacaaaaagaacaataatgaagaagaaataaaaagtgaaaataataatttgatTGAAAATTACAGCAAAGATAAAATAGATACATCAAATAAAATACTTAAGAAAAATGATGaacaattatatattatctctaacaataatataaatgaaaatttaaatatgtatCAAAACAATTTTAGTTACCATAtagtaatatataatataaaaaaaaaaacagttaAAGAGGATATAAAAGTTGCTAATATTTTATGCAATTTCAAGAAGCATAAAAAAGGATTAGTAATATGTTCagattatatgaaaaatatttatttattttttaaaaattctaaaatgtttttaaaaaatagaatagtTCTCAATAATTTCAACTTGAACGAAGAAAATTCTTATCGTAGCTACCTATTTTATATTGTCATTGAggattttctttttatttttacattagagaattctatatatatatataccaTTGACtttgatttaaataaaataaattaccttaaaaaaatatttattgaaaAGTATCACTTTAATGAATTCAATGAAATTAccttattaaatttaaaaacacACACAAAAATGCATAATATAGGAAAAATAgcagaaaaagaaaaagtaacattgaaaaagaaaaacaaaatggCGAATCAAAGttacttaaaatataattattgtctaattttaaaaagtcaTAACAAAGTAGAATTAGTTggattaaatatatttgatgATTCTATTGTTGAAATAAAAGTATCAAATGTGCATAATTTGTTATCtctaaataataatacatttGATCAATATTATATATCGTCTTtaacttttaaatataactttttaaatttaaaacaaaTGTATTTTCAAGATACAAACATTTATTCTATgattgaaaaagaaataaaaaaaagaagtataAAAAGTGATAAACAGGACTTAAACAATACAAGCAAAataattgaagaaaaaaaagatattcaTATAGTTCcagataaaaatatgtttgaTATATTTAATCTTTCCTTTAAAAAGTTGactgaattaaaaaaaaaaaatataattaatattcatTTTGTATATACTAATgagaataatataattatattaatttgtattcctaaaaatattgataataaCTTAATTAATGTAGctgatacaaaaaaatatgcttcttaa